One window of the Alphaproteobacteria bacterium genome contains the following:
- a CDS encoding SDR family oxidoreductase produces MDGERKTVILTGASGGIGHATVKRFSDAGWQIITCSRGEVPEECKRDPNWTHHIAVDLSSSEETSRFVAEALDLLGDTPLHSLVNNAAVSPKTPFKERLGCLNGDIAAWRLVFELNFFTPLALARGFAGPLAKGKGSIVNITSIAGHAIHPFAGSAYSTSKAALSALTREMAVEFAELGVRVNAVAPGEIETAMVGPEYETLIPRIPLHRMGTPADVANTVYYLCDEGSSYVTGTEIFVTGGQHLL; encoded by the coding sequence ATGGACGGGGAACGGAAGACAGTCATTCTGACGGGTGCCAGCGGGGGTATCGGGCATGCGACGGTGAAGCGGTTTTCCGACGCGGGGTGGCAGATCATCACATGCTCGCGCGGCGAGGTGCCGGAGGAATGCAAACGCGATCCGAACTGGACGCATCACATCGCTGTCGATTTGTCGTCGTCCGAAGAGACCAGCCGCTTTGTCGCAGAGGCCCTGGACCTATTGGGGGACACACCGCTTCATTCGCTCGTCAACAATGCCGCCGTGTCGCCGAAAACGCCTTTCAAAGAACGGCTCGGATGCCTGAATGGAGATATCGCGGCGTGGCGGCTGGTGTTCGAGTTAAACTTCTTTACGCCTCTGGCTCTGGCCCGCGGTTTCGCCGGTCCGCTGGCAAAGGGCAAGGGCTCCATCGTAAATATCACTTCCATCGCGGGGCATGCCATACACCCCTTTGCCGGATCGGCCTACTCGACCTCCAAGGCGGCGCTTTCGGCTTTGACTCGGGAGATGGCGGTCGAATTCGCCGAATTGGGCGTTCGTGTCAATGCCGTCGCGCCGGGAGAAATCGAGACCGCAATGGTGGGACCGGAATATGAGACGTTGATACCTCGAATCCCGCTTCATCGCATGGGAACGCCGGCCGACGTGGCCAATACCGTGTACTACCTGTGCGATGAGGGGTCGTCTTATGTGACCGGCACCGAGATATTCGTGACCGGCGGCCAGCATTTGCTCTAG
- a CDS encoding cation diffusion facilitator family transporter, with translation MTAEALTNIDKNDRDRVARLMRLATYASVSTALVLIAAKIVAWILTDSIAMLSSLIDSLLDSVTSIFNLFAVRHALRPADEEHRFGHGKLEPLSGLVQSAFIVGSGILLLIEAGNRALFPHPVSYAYVGVGVSIFAIVVTIVLVRFQAYVIRRSRSVAIGADALHYKGDLFINLGVIGSLIASTTLGFYWIDPLVGAAVGLFLMFNALRIGRSSLDMLMDRELPDEDRSKIMALALSHPKVLSVHELKTRASGRDSFIQLHLEMDGNMTLTESHDIADTVEAEIQTAFPEAEVIIHQDPAGLEEDHPDY, from the coding sequence ATGACGGCCGAAGCCTTGACAAACATTGACAAAAACGATCGGGACCGTGTCGCGCGCCTGATGAGGCTGGCGACCTATGCATCGGTCTCGACTGCGCTGGTTTTGATCGCCGCAAAAATCGTCGCGTGGATCCTGACTGATTCGATTGCCATGTTGTCGTCGCTGATCGATTCTTTGCTCGATTCCGTGACTTCGATCTTCAATCTGTTCGCGGTGCGTCATGCCTTGCGACCGGCGGATGAAGAACACAGGTTCGGGCATGGCAAGCTGGAACCGCTGTCGGGGCTGGTGCAATCCGCGTTCATCGTAGGATCGGGCATCTTGCTGCTGATCGAAGCCGGCAATAGGGCGTTGTTTCCCCACCCGGTGTCCTATGCCTACGTCGGCGTCGGCGTTTCGATTTTTGCCATCGTCGTGACGATCGTATTGGTCCGGTTTCAGGCATATGTCATTCGCCGCAGCCGCTCGGTCGCGATTGGTGCCGATGCCCTGCATTACAAGGGTGATCTGTTCATTAACCTGGGCGTCATCGGTTCGCTGATCGCGTCGACAACGCTAGGGTTCTATTGGATCGATCCCTTGGTCGGGGCGGCGGTCGGCCTATTTCTGATGTTCAATGCGCTTCGCATCGGCCGATCCAGCCTGGATATGTTGATGGATCGCGAGCTTCCGGACGAAGATCGCTCGAAAATCATGGCGCTGGCCTTGTCGCATCCAAAAGTATTGTCGGTCCACGAATTGAAAACACGTGCTTCCGGCCGCGATTCCTTTATCCAACTCCATTTGGAAATGGACGGTAACATGACGCTGACCGAGTCCCACGATATCGCCGATACGGTGGAGGCAGAGATTCAGACTGCATTTCCAGAGGCGGAAGTCATCATCCATCAGGATCCGGCCGGGTTGGAGGAAGACCATCCGGATTATTGA
- the fabI gene encoding enoyl-ACP reductase FabI, translated as MTQSAALMTGKRGLIMGVASDRSIAYGIAKAVHDQGAELCLTYQSEPLLKRVAPLAQQLGTDFLIECDVMNGETMDRAFAAIGDKWGKLDFAVHAIAFSDKDQLTGQYLNTSRDNFLKTLDVSCFSFTDMCRRAVPLMNDGGSLVTLTYYGAERVMPHYNVMGVAKAALEASVRYLAVDLGPQNIRVNAISAGPIRTLAAMGIGDFRHILKWNQLNAPLKRNVTTDDVGQAGLYLLSDLSAAVTGEVHHVDCGYNIVGMLATDAASDLSDLLKDFKAKD; from the coding sequence ATGACACAGAGTGCCGCCCTGATGACGGGCAAGCGGGGCCTGATTATGGGTGTCGCGAGCGACCGATCTATCGCCTATGGCATCGCCAAGGCCGTTCACGATCAGGGTGCGGAGCTGTGCCTGACCTACCAATCCGAACCTCTCCTCAAACGCGTTGCTCCGCTGGCCCAGCAATTGGGGACGGATTTCCTAATCGAATGCGACGTCATGAATGGCGAGACCATGGACCGGGCCTTTGCTGCCATTGGCGATAAATGGGGCAAGCTCGATTTCGCCGTCCACGCCATTGCCTTTTCGGACAAGGACCAGTTGACCGGTCAATACCTCAACACGAGCCGGGATAATTTCCTTAAGACGCTGGATGTTTCCTGCTTTTCGTTTACCGACATGTGCCGTCGCGCGGTTCCCTTGATGAACGATGGCGGCAGTTTGGTGACTCTAACCTATTACGGGGCGGAGCGGGTGATGCCCCACTACAACGTCATGGGAGTCGCCAAAGCCGCCCTCGAGGCGAGCGTGCGATACCTCGCCGTCGATCTTGGCCCGCAAAATATTCGGGTCAATGCCATTTCCGCCGGTCCGATCCGAACCCTGGCGGCGATGGGCATCGGGGACTTTCGTCATATCCTGAAATGGAACCAGCTCAATGCGCCGCTGAAACGCAACGTGACCACCGACGACGTCGGCCAGGCCGGGCTTTACCTTCTGAGTGACCTGTCCGCCGCGGTGACCGGGGAAGTCCATCATGTCGATTGCGGCTACAACATCGTCGGCATGTTGGCCACCGACGCGGCGTCGGACTTGAGCGATTTGCTCAAGGATTTCAAGGCCAAAGACTAA
- the aroC gene encoding chorismate synthase encodes MPENTFGHLFRFTTWGESHGPAIGCVVDGVPSGLEVSEADVQHWLDRRRPGQSRFTTQRREPDTVRIISGVFEGKTTGAPVSLMIENVDARTKDYGAIKDQFRPGHADYTYWAKYGVRDYRGGGRASARETACRVAAGAIARKLLARDQPETAVRGALVQMGPHKVDRQRWDWSEIENNPFWCPDKVMADQWAEFLDEVRKRGSSTGAVIEVQASGVPVGLGTPVYGKLDADLAAAMVSINAVKGVEIGDGFASADMPGESAQDEMRLDDDNRPRFLSNHAGGVLGGITSGQDIVVRFVVKPTSSLPRASQSLDIHGAEVEVTTTGRHDPCVGIRAVPVGEAMMACVLADHWLRRKAESR; translated from the coding sequence ATGCCGGAAAACACGTTTGGCCACCTATTTCGCTTCACGACCTGGGGCGAAAGCCACGGTCCAGCGATCGGCTGTGTCGTTGATGGTGTCCCATCGGGATTGGAGGTCTCCGAAGCGGACGTGCAACACTGGTTGGACCGCCGTCGACCGGGCCAGTCCAGGTTCACGACGCAACGCCGAGAGCCCGATACCGTGCGCATTATTTCAGGCGTCTTCGAAGGCAAAACGACGGGCGCGCCGGTGTCGCTCATGATCGAAAACGTCGATGCGCGAACGAAGGATTATGGCGCGATCAAGGATCAGTTTCGGCCCGGTCATGCCGATTACACCTATTGGGCCAAGTATGGTGTTCGTGACTACCGTGGCGGCGGGCGCGCATCGGCGCGGGAAACGGCCTGCCGCGTCGCGGCTGGGGCGATCGCGCGAAAATTACTGGCGCGAGACCAGCCCGAGACGGCGGTCCGCGGTGCGCTGGTGCAGATGGGACCGCATAAAGTGGACCGCCAGCGCTGGGATTGGTCGGAAATCGAGAACAATCCATTCTGGTGCCCGGACAAGGTCATGGCCGACCAATGGGCGGAATTTCTCGACGAGGTCCGCAAGAGGGGGTCTTCGACGGGCGCGGTTATCGAAGTTCAGGCCAGCGGCGTTCCGGTCGGGTTGGGCACGCCGGTTTACGGCAAGCTCGATGCGGATCTGGCCGCTGCGATGGTTAGCATCAACGCGGTCAAGGGTGTCGAGATCGGCGACGGTTTCGCATCGGCAGACATGCCTGGCGAATCGGCGCAGGACGAAATGCGATTGGATGATGACAATCGCCCGCGCTTTCTTTCGAATCATGCGGGAGGCGTATTGGGCGGCATAACCAGCGGCCAGGACATCGTCGTCCGCTTTGTCGTCAAGCCAACCAGTTCGCTACCGCGCGCCAGTCAAAGCCTCGATATCCATGGCGCCGAAGTCGAAGTCACGACAACCGGCCGACATGACCCCTGTGTCGGCATAAGGGCGGTCCCCGTCGGCGAGGCCATGATGGCGTGCGTATTGGCCGACCACTGGTTGCGCCGCAAAGCGGAGTCGCGCTAG
- the pdxH gene encoding pyridoxamine 5'-phosphate oxidase: MTNPEHSDPLDLFRAWFADAQKSEINDPNALAMASVGADGQPSLRMVLMKDFDAAGFVFFTNYESRKGRELLAHPKAALLFHWKSLERQVRIEGPVSEVDGAEADAYFATRSRGSQIGAWASQQSQPLESRFALEKRVAQFAAKFGVSKVPRPPHWSGFRVRHDYLEFWHGRPFRLHDRLVYQRHGDGWQTRRLFP; the protein is encoded by the coding sequence ATGACCAACCCGGAACACAGCGACCCTCTCGATCTATTTCGAGCGTGGTTTGCCGATGCACAGAAATCCGAAATCAACGATCCGAACGCGCTTGCCATGGCCTCTGTTGGAGCCGATGGTCAACCGTCGTTGCGCATGGTGTTGATGAAAGATTTCGACGCCGCGGGGTTCGTATTTTTTACGAACTATGAAAGCCGCAAGGGTCGGGAATTGTTGGCGCACCCAAAGGCGGCGCTGCTATTCCACTGGAAGAGCCTCGAGCGTCAGGTGCGGATCGAGGGACCGGTGAGCGAGGTCGACGGCGCGGAAGCGGATGCCTATTTTGCCACTCGCTCGCGCGGCAGCCAAATCGGTGCGTGGGCCTCGCAGCAGTCGCAACCTCTCGAAAGCCGCTTCGCACTCGAAAAGCGGGTGGCCCAATTTGCTGCCAAGTTCGGCGTGTCGAAAGTTCCTCGACCGCCGCATTGGAGCGGGTTTCGGGTCCGTCACGACTATTTGGAATTCTGGCACGGCCGCCCATTCCGTCTTCACGATAGGCTGGTTTATCAGCGTCACGGTGACGGTTGGCAAACGCGTCGTCTTTTTCCATGA
- a CDS encoding AAA family ATPase, protein MIVEDQSAVVEFLSRPETYGIEGQVDRIETHIAIVFLAGDRAYKLKRAIKLPYLDYSSAARRLDMCKAEVELNRRTAPEYYLGVMPIARRGQALELGGIGNPVDWVVAMRRFDQADLFDHLAKAGRLDTRIMRRLAEIIAEFHHHLEPRHDHGGFAEARHVIAGIAESFNEVAAELPRDGFHGVVESLRAEAEARTDLLNRRRTGGFVRHCHGDLHLRNICLIADQPMLFDAIEFNDEIAVIDTFYDLGFLIMDLIHRDLPAFSNIVLNGYLGSARDYSGLPLLPLYLAMRAAIRALVMATTAKSRSESDRRNADREEAAAYLDLSRSLLTPAPSIAIAIGGLSGSGKSTLAYALAPQVGRRPGAVVLRSDEIRKEIMGVELSTRLDPSGYRPEVSERVYSILRERASAVLASGQSVICDAVYDRVDSRQSIEEAARGCGAPFFGIWLDAPLETMSHRVDRRHGDASDATAAVVRQQFQSDRGHIDWLRLDSDKTRAALLADARRRLAAAGHVSPA, encoded by the coding sequence GTGATCGTAGAAGACCAGAGCGCCGTGGTGGAGTTTCTGTCCCGCCCGGAAACCTATGGGATCGAGGGTCAGGTGGATCGCATCGAGACCCATATCGCGATCGTGTTTCTGGCCGGCGATCGGGCCTACAAACTGAAGCGTGCGATTAAGCTTCCCTATCTCGACTATTCCTCCGCCGCGCGACGTCTCGACATGTGCAAAGCCGAGGTCGAGCTGAACCGGCGGACGGCACCGGAATATTACCTTGGGGTCATGCCAATCGCGCGCCGTGGGCAAGCATTGGAACTCGGCGGCATCGGAAATCCCGTGGATTGGGTGGTCGCGATGCGGCGTTTCGATCAGGCGGATCTGTTCGATCACTTGGCCAAAGCCGGCCGGCTCGATACCAGGATCATGCGCCGCCTCGCGGAAATCATTGCGGAATTCCATCACCACCTGGAGCCCAGACACGACCATGGAGGATTTGCCGAGGCGCGCCACGTTATCGCGGGTATCGCCGAATCCTTCAACGAGGTCGCCGCCGAGTTGCCGCGAGACGGCTTTCACGGGGTCGTCGAGTCTCTCAGAGCTGAAGCAGAGGCACGAACGGATCTTTTGAATCGGCGCCGCACCGGCGGGTTCGTGCGGCATTGCCATGGCGACCTGCACCTAAGAAACATTTGCCTGATTGCCGACCAGCCGATGCTGTTCGATGCGATCGAATTCAACGACGAAATCGCGGTGATCGATACGTTCTATGATCTCGGCTTTCTGATCATGGATTTGATTCATCGCGATTTGCCGGCATTTTCCAATATTGTTCTCAATGGATACCTCGGATCCGCGCGAGACTATTCGGGTTTACCACTGCTGCCGCTTTACCTCGCCATGCGTGCGGCAATTCGGGCTCTGGTGATGGCCACCACGGCGAAATCGAGAAGCGAATCCGACCGCCGGAACGCCGATCGGGAAGAGGCCGCCGCGTACCTCGATCTATCGCGGAGCCTGCTAACGCCGGCGCCGTCCATTGCGATAGCGATCGGCGGCCTGTCGGGGAGCGGCAAGTCGACGCTCGCCTATGCGCTTGCTCCACAGGTGGGGCGCAGGCCGGGCGCGGTGGTTCTTCGTAGCGACGAAATCAGGAAGGAGATCATGGGGGTCGAATTGTCGACCCGATTGGATCCCAGTGGATATCGCCCTGAGGTCTCGGAACGGGTCTATTCGATCCTTCGGGAACGTGCGTCAGCGGTCCTCGCGAGCGGCCAGTCGGTGATTTGCGATGCCGTCTATGATCGGGTCGATAGCCGCCAATCGATAGAAGAAGCCGCGCGTGGGTGTGGTGCGCCGTTCTTCGGTATCTGGCTAGACGCGCCACTGGAAACGATGTCGCACCGCGTCGACCGCCGCCATGGGGATGCCTCGGATGCAACCGCCGCGGTCGTTCGACAACAATTTCAGTCCGACCGGGGTCATATTGATTGGTTGCGTCTCGATTCCGATAAGACCCGCGCCGCCTTGCTTGCGGACGCACGCCGAAGGCTGGCCGCGGCGGGGCACGTCTCACCTGCTTGA